One Argentina anserina chromosome 6, drPotAnse1.1, whole genome shotgun sequence genomic window, AGGCCAAGGAGCATCAACTGAAGCAATATGAACCTGCACCAGGTAATAAGTTATTTCTACTGTTTTTCAAAATGCTTCTATTGTATTCTTGCATTGGTTACAATATCATGTGTAGTTATGCCTTagatttggtatatttttagCTGTACTAATATGGAAGTGCTTTTCCGATggtaatatatatgtttggtACATTACATGAATGCATATCTTAATAACTTGACAATGGCAGTGGTAAACATAGTGTTAGTCGTTAGTGCTGTGTTGGTAGGCAGACGCCATAATCTAGCAACAAGCCTAGCTAGGACCTGGTACCGACTAGAGCATTAATGTCTCCAAAGGAATGCCCTTTTAGGTAATATCGATCATATAAAGTTAATTCATAGTTTTAATATCTTGATACCTTAAGCTTATTTTTAGTAAAGTAACAGTTCTCCTTTAGCTTGCCTGAAAACGGTAATCTGGATCAAAGTGAATGTCACACACTATAGTTGTTTGTTGGACAAGATTTGGTCTcagatttaatttttatttttctacaagattttatttttgttgcaTCAAGCCATCTTTTTTTGGACTTTGCACATATGATCGATGTTTTATAGGCGCATGTAAATCGATAGCTTTGCTTGGAAACAGTGAATAATCTGATAGCTATGAATCTTTTTGATCTAAAGCACGAGTGACAGATAATGCtgtatatttgttttgttatgCTAGCATCAAAACTATACTAACCTATATGGCGCATTTTCTTTGCTTCTTATTGAAATTTCACAGTGAACTATGTCATTTCATCCCTTGTCAAAGTTGGGGAACCAGAATCTTTTCCGGCAAAACAAGCAGcagtttcatcttcttcaaatcTTCAAGTTAGTGACTCCTTAGATGCAAGGAATTTTCAGGGGTGTGGGAGTGGCAATGATGTGCCGGGGAACCATTGTTTTACAAATCTACAAAGTTCGTTAGACCCCGGAAAGCTTGTGTTGGATTGGATGCAAACTTATCTCTCACAATATTGGACTAAAGCTGATGTTGGTTTTGAATTAACTTCCATCAAAACCTACATTTCCCTATTAGAGCAGCTAATGAGACTATCGTCACATGCCAATGCTCAGTTGAAAGAGGGTGTGATGAAGTTGGCAGTGCAATGGAAATCAAATATGAGAGCTGACACTAGGAATTACTTGGAGATTTTGGGATTTTTGCACTTCATCACTACATTTAGGTTGCTATATACTCTAAATGTGGATGAAATTGTGAGGCTTCTTCAGATGATATCTCAGCATAAAGAGGCTCTAGAATTATGTCCAACAATTGGTTTTGCAGATAAAATCCCTGGTAAGCTGTTCTTGACATTGCctactttttctttttattgtaTGTGTTTCTCTATAGCTATGAATGTGTCTTAGATTCCATTATTGCATGTGTTCGTAATTTCCTTGAGTCCAATTTGTCGTTGTGTTGGTTATATAATGCCTTTGTTAGCAATTAAGCAAATGACTTGAATGACAGTGCTTGAGAAACCCACGCTGGTACTACAAATCTGTACGTGCAAtgaagctttttttttttcaaaaggaTTTGGAATATCGGGGTCGTACCCCTTTACAAaccatcccttccgagagtttGACGGCTTCCGTAGAGGGGTTGACTCCCCCAGCACATGGTGCTGCATCCACAAAGTTTCGAACTCGAGACCTTGTTTAAGCTAAGTCATTAAAAGATTGTGTTACatgatgattttcattataataACTATATATAATCTATAAGTTGTAAGTTGAGCTACGATTATCTGTGAATTTTCTGATTCGTTTGATATAAACAGTCCGGCGGATGGAACAATATTCTTAATTTTCAAACAACTGCTTCCTTTTCAGCTCAACtatgatttattttcttcaacattattcaatattgctatatatatatatattcaattgtTATTAATACTTCTCTGGAGCAGTTTGATGAATCcttgtattttcttttgtacatAAAGCAGAATTCATCCGGATTCTTGTTGAAAGGAAGCAGCTTATGGAAGCTGTAGGACTGATTTGTGCCTTCAAATTAATACGTGGAGGAAGAAATAATTTGTTGCAGAAATGCTTACAAGAATACCAAGTTACATAATGAAAAGGTCCGTTAGCTCTTCATAAGTTGGGTATTACACGTACATTACATATGCTTCTTTTTTGAAAAGAAATTATACATTACATATGCTTCTTCGTACAGAAATTCAGGAACATCCTTATTATGTGAATTAAGGCTTACGTACTTTTTACTTTCAGGTTAGGATTGTCGATGACCAGATAACTCGTCTAAGATCTACAATTAACATGATCAAAGAACACAACCTGGATTCCGAGTATGCATCAACGAATATTGAAATGCAAATAACTAAACTGCATCACGTAAAGGAGAACTGGAGACTTCAGCTGGGGAATTCGCAAACTGTGCCGAAAAGAGGAACCAAACGTAGTAGCGATACTCATCCCACTAAGATTGAACCTAGTCTGAAGCAACCCAATAAATTACATCGGACAGTTGTTGCAGCTCCAACTCTTCTTGCTGTCACACACCGGGATCTGTTTACCAGGTAAATCCTTCCGGTGGTGGTGGCCGGGGATGCGCCTTCCCTGGAGAACTAGATCGATGATCCTTCAAGAGTTCAAGGTTCCAGTCAATCGTAATCCTAGACCAGGACCTGAGACACACTAGTGCTCGGCGCGCCTGCACTGTCTGTATGGTCTCGCGATGGAAACTGTATCCTCTAGGGGATCTCATTGTTCCATGATACCTGAGATCGTACGTGATGAAAGACAATCGATGTGCTTTAGGGTTATAACTTGAAGGTTAATTAATTCAATAGAacgtaaaaatatatatcatctaTTTCTCTCTATCtagatttttttaattcctAGCCTCTTTAACACAACAAAATTATTATGTTATAAGGAATTTGTACTTGTTGATATCTCAACTTCTCAAGAATCCCTATATTTACAACTGATGTAAATCAGACGGCTATACCGTACCTCTTTGATTTGGTAAATCATAGATTCGATGATCGATTTAGTTACTGAAGTAGATCTTCTTGGCTCCATTATCATCCTCTTCgatctgcttcttcttcttcttcttcttcttcttggcatGTAGTGTTTTAAAAAACATTGGTTACGAACATGTATTTTTCTAACAACTGAAACTCAAAACAACTAGaagatgagaaatgaaaagttggaTTGCTCTCttgtaacaaaaacaaaatttaaaatcgCTCTTGAGTTAAACCACTCGCCTTTGAGACCCATTTTATAAGACAATCGATGGTTCTAGATTGACAGTTTCCAAAGTAGAAAACAATGGATTATTCCGTGATTTTGAAAATCCGTGGTAGATAATTAACCATGTGATTTGGAAAAAAATCTCGTTTCCACACATAATTTTGGAAGAAATTGTTTCTCCTTTTATATGTGACCGGTCAGCTGTATTAGTGTATTAGTGGATGATTCTAGACCAATAATTTAAAGATAAAATGAATATTGCATCATGACGTATTTTGCAAATTAGTGTAAATTCATGTtatttctataaaaaaaattcaaccgCTTATTAAAACAGTAAACCAATTTTACATACATAGATTAAGGAgggtgtattcaattaagattcaGTTGgattgttttgaattttataAATCTAtaggtattcaattaagatttttaAAAGTCTTTAGAAATCTCATGGTATTCAATTGAGATTTAAAAAAGGCCAATAAAAGCACGTGGTATTCAAACACACATTGATTTGGAATGATTCTATCTGTAACGAcctcaaaatttcgagcctaaaaactcaaaatttcaaagtcgttagaacaccaaaacaatctcaatgaaatcgaaatcatttaacgtgcacagcggatcatcactgagttctcaatacaactcagaaaaaccaattattacaacccaaatttataatttaacattacataagatcgaaatgtaataatcctcacaatctctcacaaaactcacaaataaaaccacaccaattctcacacacaaatccacgctagaaacctcaccacaaacaggatacgaacgacttcgagtctccggagtcgtcactcaatctccactaatcaacacctgtggaattatcccatacaccatcgaattagtgcaccgggattgtaaacacaaacacggtaagcttatagctcgtataagtaaaatgaaaatataattcgcatatcaatatatacgaaaaatcacaaataaacaaatataaatgccttcatgagtcaatggacagcccatctggttgtcccaaagaaatatgaaatgaaacgctcatgagaaattaagtaacccttctggttacccaactgcatttataatacgggtaccaagaacgctggtacacatctgttacccctctcgtaatacaccgccgatattggatagccacccgctacccaacatccaaaacaatctgagtacccatgagcagataaccacccgttacctcacatgcagtactacggcagacagactagagctctaactgtatcgtaactttcgcccggccaaaggctaggttccgacttgccaaacacgtgcaataatctcacatcatattgtaccaaacatcaggtccgaagacaagtcacattttaacaatctccatattaaatcacgtacaataatctcacatcatattgtacaaatcaaaatcacatgctcgataaaatcttgtcatcaatatgacatcatcacgataaagttataacagtatattatatagcaaactatatatatatatatttactattattacaatacatatatactccactatatcatatacacgtcataatttataaacacgtccgaagacaacacGTTTAACAAACTTCATATTAAAGTCATGTACAAACTAATTCACatgctcgtcatcgaaattgctaatttcaaatgaattcataacagtatataatattgcaaactatatatatatgtacttattaccatttatacaatatatatgtaatccactatatcgtatacatgtcgtatttcaatatttaatctcttgcaaaaatcttgaaatcaccgcaagggtggattaataaatatgtgagattttactcaccttatcgactcgagtgTGATTCCACTATTTCTGAAGATAATTCTTTGCtctgatttatcgatcaccttgaaaagataagaaaagaatttagaaacgtttcgtaaacctttaaatgcggtaacagtaataatcggttactgttcagcaatttccggttttacgaatttactgctCACTGTTACTgtttactatttatgtattaatgtacaaatacacatccaatacgtatctctgtacaaGCACATACTGTttgcgtatttctgtacgtatcaatactattcaaatgtacgtactgtctcaataaataataattacttatttacccttctgaatttactttttacctttactaaaagtaatttatatttacaattaccgtatgtaaataaaatttacatttaccgtacgtaaataaaatttacatttaccatacgtatataaattacaaaattactcttctggaaacactgttcacgccgccgcatgtggcggcgcgtggggtacacgcgccacccgcctgCATGCTGCGTGTGGGGCTCACGCGGCGACACCACCAATGGCGCGTGTCACGCCACCGCAGCCCCATTTCTCTTCGTTTCTCCTCCCTCTTCTTTCCTATGGTTTCAGACCATCCCTAGGCTATCCCACGCACCCCCACGCGCCATCCATGGCGGCGGAAATCTCCTCCCTTTCCTCCTCTGTTCTCCCACTCCGATCTACCTCAAAACCTCTCCAAAACATCCACAAATTCACCAACAAGCAATTCAACAATTGAATTAACCAAATCCTTACCCAAAACACGGTTTGAAATCATTGGAGCTCGTTATTTGGATCAGACCGACTGTGCTCAATTCCTGTAAGTCACGCCGAAGCTTCACAGCATCGCTGGAGTCCGTGCCTTGCTCGGAGGGAGGTCGCGTCGTGGTTGTGAGGCCGCTGatgccggcggtgaggagcaCAGCGCACGGAGGGCGGCGATTCGTTGGTGAGCCGAGAGGATGAGAGAGTTTTTGGGAGAGAGGAGAAAAGGAGGCGGGGTGAGAGAGGGAAGAATGGGTTTCCAATTATAGGAACCCTAGCTGAaaacatttccttttataccctcctctaaaatcggaaactaacttctgtcgttaataacttttacgtacgacgtccgattcgaacgcgtcacatactctcaaacgcgtatcgacgagctctacaactttcgtgaaggaagtttttgcaaacgagcgacggaataaacgtcgatatatacgttgcggaaacgtaacgtttttctaattaaacgttccgagaacgtttctgtttctcgtttcataacgtcaCAActaatcacattcattctaattaaaattcgcaattttatagaattcaaatcaaactaatattgtttgaaattttagggttattacaatctaccccccttaaaggaatttcgtcccaaaattcaaactcactcaacaaacaactgtggatatctggacATCATGTCCGACTccagctcccaagatgcatcaccctcatcgtggtgactccacaataccttgactagctcaacttctttcctccgaagcttatttgtggatctatccagaatacgaaccggctcgaccacaaatgtggcatttttcttcacttcaatggtgctatgatcgatcacatgtgactcatctggtacatacttcctcagcatggaaatgtggaagacaatgtgaacgcccgacatgctagtaggcaaggctagtcgataagctagttcgcccaccttcccaagtatctcaaaaggcCCGACGTACCTCGGAGCCAACTTCcctttcttgccaaatctcactacacccctcataggtgaaactttcaagaacacatgatcaccgatctcaaattccacatgtctcctcttcaagtccgcatagctcttctgtctgctctgagcggtccggattctatcccgaatgatcgagatcttctccttggtttcctgaaccacctcatctccaacttcggcccaacagatcggagatcgacatggtctaccgtAAAGTACCTCATAAGGTGtcatgccaatgctagaatggtaactgttgctgtaggcaaactcaatcaatctcaaatgaccttcccagctacccttgaaatccatcACACATGCTCttaacatgtcttccatcacctgattcaccctttccGTCTGCCtatccgtctgagggtgaaaagctgtactcatatccagggtagtgcccatcgccttctgcaaaccaccccagaacttcgaagtgaaacgtgcatctcgatcagaaacaatagaaactggagcaccatgaagtctcactacctcatccacatatagtttcccaagcacgtccacagagtacttcatcgacactggaagaaagtgagccgacttcgtcaaccgatcgacaatcacccatatggcatcgtgacccttcttcgatctaggcaatccggtcacaaaatccatagatatttgctcccacttccaaagagggatagtcagtggtttcaacatgccagctggtcgttgatgttctgctttcacttgctgacatgtaaggcacttcgatacaaactctgctacatctttcttcataccgttccaccagaattgcctgcataagtccttgtacatcttggtgttcccaggatgaacggtataacgtgatcgatgtgtcgtacgaaggacctcctccctaagatcatcacaatctgggaaacacaatcttgccccaaacctcagccctccatcgggtccaactctccactcagaagggcactcatcaagcgtatcaactacaagatctgccaacttagcttgtgagagtctatcctgcgcctgaccctgtatgatcctcgtgatcaatgtgggttgcaccgtgacactactaagaaagacccttggttctccttcCGATGGTACCAATTCAAACTCCgatgcagtttcgagcatgaaccattcctggaccataagtgaagccaccacacctctcggtttcctgctcaatgcatcggccaccacatttgccttccccgggtggtactctaatgtgaagtcatagtccttgaggagttctatccatctcctctgcctcatattcagctccttctgtgaaAACAAGTactttaaactcttatgatctgaaaaaagttgaaacttctcaccatacaagtaatgtctccaaatcttcagggcaaacacAATTGCCGCAAGCTCCAGGTCATGTGTcagataattcttctcatgaatcttcaattgtctcgagccataagcaacaactcctccatgctgcatcaacacacaacccaaaccttggaacgaagcatcactgtaaatgacatagccaccaccacttgaAGGGATCGTCAACACTGGGGCTGTAGTTAATctggtctttagtttgttaaatgcttcctcacatgcatccgtccacacgaacggagtatctttcttggtcaacttggtcaatgaagatgcaatactagagaACCCTTcaataaacctcctgtagtaacctgccaaaccgaggaaactacgtatctctgtagggttgtttggacgactccaattctttactgcctctacctttgacgggtccactagtactccatcttttgagacaacatgaccaaggaatttgacctcttctttccagaactcacacttctctagcttggcatacagtctcgcctccttcaaggtctgcaacactgtcttcagatgcaccacatgttcttcttgtgtcttggagtatatcagaatgtcagaatgtcatccacaaacaccacaacaaacttATCCAAGTACaggctaaatacttggttcatcaaactcataaagacagctggtgcattcgttagaccaaatggcatgacaacaaactcataatgtccataccgagtcctgaaggctgtcttcgatatatcttcttccttcactctgagctgatgataaccggatctcaaatcaatcttag contains:
- the LOC126800618 gene encoding FRIGIDA-like protein 3 — encoded protein: MEESVRSTRNTVQVRCQELEDRERQVADHQRKMDVLKAEAGKRAVELRGLEKLIQERRKEAVKEERHLDSLKVSIKEKKEELENKEKRLSDAERMIGLKEGLCESIQKRMKEGLAKVSRVQKEIEEKTELKEKLHKTVEVKGKVLCSHRRSVEEWSRKLEAKGRQLEELSGKIELKEKQLEPRVEIQLIEKRVNECLNEIELKERHLHSIERSIHEREESMKEWSSKLEAKGKELEELSEKIEMKEKQFDEPRMNEIELKERYLQSFEKSIQGREKSLEEHQKRLNLISDGIVMREKELDRKAKEHQLKQYEPAPVNYVISSLVKVGEPESFPAKQAAVSSSSNLQVSDSLDARNFQGCGSGNDVPGNHCFTNLQSSLDPGKLVLDWMQTYLSQYWTKADVGFELTSIKTYISLLEQLMRLSSHANAQLKEGVMKLAVQWKSNMRADTRNYLEILGFLHFITTFRLLYTLNVDEIVRLLQMISQHKEALELCPTIGFADKIPEFIRILVERKQLMEAVRIVDDQITRLRSTINMIKEHNLDSEYASTNIEMQITKLHHVKENWRLQLGNSQTVPKRGTKRSSDTHPTKIEPSLKQPNKLHRTVVAAPTLLAVTHRDLFTR